The sequence below is a genomic window from Serratia nevei.
ATGGAGTTAGCCTGACCGGCCACGGCGGGGCATTGATACTCGACAACATCCATTTCGCGCTGCGCGCCGGTGAGAAGCTGGCGGTGATCGGCCCTAACGGCAGCGGCAAGTCCAGCCTGCTGCGTGCCCTGATCGGCGAAACGCGGCCGGACAGCGGCGGCATTCACTGGCGAGGGCGGGCCTTGTCCGAGTGGCCGGCGGCGGAACGCGCCAAAAGCATCGCCTTTCTGGCGCAAAACGATTCGCCGGATTTGCGGCTGTCGGTTGAGGACTACGTGGCGTTGGGCCGTTTACCGCATGGCGAACGCTCTGCGGCGGGAAAACGCATCGTTGACGAAGCCATCGGGGAAACCGGGCTGGCGCCGCTCAGGCACCATCCGCTGGGGCGGCTCTCGGGCGGCCAGCGTCAGCGCGCCGCGCTGGCCCGGGCGTTGGCACAGTCTCCCGATCTGTTGTTGCTGGATGAACCGACCAATCACCTCGATCCGCCCGGGCGCTCGGCGCTGCTGTCGTTAGTGAAAAATAAAGAGATTGCCGTGATTGCGGTGCTGCACGATTTGCCCGTGGCAGAGGCGTTTGCCGATCGGATCCTGGTGCTGAACGAAAGCCGCCAGGTAGCCTGTGGTACGCCCGAGGCGGTGTTGCAAACTCCGGTGATTTTGCCGGTGTTCGGCATGAACAGTTTCAAGGTGGCGCATCCCGTCAGCGGGAAAACGCTGCGCATTTTTGACGTTCCCCATTGTGCTTGATCAACCAGAGAGAAACATGAACGCACGCGTATTCATCCTGCTTCTGCTGCTGGCCGCCAGGTCGGCGGCGGCCGAACATTTTCCCGTCACCGTAGAAAGCTGCGGTGTGCCGGTCACCTTCAACCAGGCGCCGCAGCGCGCCGTCATCAACGACATCAACATGGCCGAGATGGCCTTTGCACTGCATCTGCAGGATCGCATTGTCGGGCTGACCGGCATCACCGGCTGGTACAAACTGACGCCCGACTTCAAGGCCGCGATGGGCGCCATTCCCGAACTGGCGCCGAAATATCCCGCTTTGGAAACGCTGCTGGCGGCACAGCCGGATTTCTTTTTCGCCGGCTGGAATTACGGCATGAAGATCGGCGGCGACGTCACGCCGGAGAAGCTTGCCCCGTTCGGCATCAAAACGCTGGTGCTGAGCGAGAGCTGCGTACAGGCCGGCGGGCGGCCGCAGAAGGCCGATATGAATCTGCTGTATGACGATGAGCTGAAGCTCGGCAAGATTTTCGGCAAGCGGCAAGAGGCCACCGCGCTGGTTGAGGGCTGGCAGCGCCGGTTGGCTGCGCTGCCCGCCAGGCCGGCGGGCCAGGCGCCGCTCAAGGTATTCGTCTATGACTCGGGGGAGGAGAAGCCTTTCACCAGCGGCAAATACGCGATGCCGACGGCGATCGTCGAAGCGGCCGGCGGCCGCAACGTGATGGACGGCTTGCCGGCGAGCTGGACGACGGCGTCCTGGGAGGCGGTAGCGGCGGCCGAGCCCGACTTCATTATTCTGCTGGATTACCAGA
It includes:
- a CDS encoding ABC transporter ATP-binding protein; protein product: MILDNIHFALRAGEKLAVIGPNGSGKSSLLRALIGETRPDSGGIHWRGRALSEWPAAERAKSIAFLAQNDSPDLRLSVEDYVALGRLPHGERSAAGKRIVDEAIGETGLAPLRHHPLGRLSGGQRQRAALARALAQSPDLLLLDEPTNHLDPPGRSALLSLVKNKEIAVIAVLHDLPVAEAFADRILVLNESRQVACGTPEAVLQTPVILPVFGMNSFKVAHPVSGKTLRIFDVPHCA
- a CDS encoding ABC transporter substrate-binding protein, with the translated sequence MNARVFILLLLLAARSAAAEHFPVTVESCGVPVTFNQAPQRAVINDINMAEMAFALHLQDRIVGLTGITGWYKLTPDFKAAMGAIPELAPKYPALETLLAAQPDFFFAGWNYGMKIGGDVTPEKLAPFGIKTLVLSESCVQAGGRPQKADMNLLYDDELKLGKIFGKRQEATALVEGWQRRLAALPARPAGQAPLKVFVYDSGEEKPFTSGKYAMPTAIVEAAGGRNVMDGLPASWTTASWEAVAAAEPDFIILLDYQTGSGADALRRFLESHPLMKLTPAVRHHRYLKLQYAELTPGPANIGAVEKLARALYAPEAE